The Hevea brasiliensis isolate MT/VB/25A 57/8 chromosome 1, ASM3005281v1, whole genome shotgun sequence genome has a window encoding:
- the LOC110651352 gene encoding splicing factor U2af large subunit B isoform X2, producing MSDYEEEGYQGNGEDFEIEKYAAGGGTGGSSPQPRTSSHSHGGTDDLSVSKSKYGYHDQARESSKSREKERERRLDRERDRNLERDEDRNHERDKDKKRSRDRERERERNKDSESHYGRRDRHRDRGEKREQGRDRVNNDRYRSRNYVSDRHIDYDRDREDRHRNRSQSPSRGRSENRSKSHSRSRSRSKRVSGFDMAPSPSAMLISPAAAAAATAGQNPGTHPAIPGIFPNMFPMGASQQFGSLPIMPIQAMTQQATRHARRVYVGGLLPTANEQSVATFFSQVMAAIGGNSAGPGDAVVNVYINHEKKFAFVEMRSVEEASNAMALDGIIFEGAPVKVRRPSDYNPSLAATLGPSQPNPNLNLAAVGLSPNSAGGLEGPDRIFVGGLPYYFTEAQVRELLESFGPLQGFDLVKDRETGNSKGYAFCVYQDIAVTDIACAALNGIKMGDKTLTVRRANQGTNQPKPEQENVLLHAQQQIALQQRLMLQPVPTKVVCLTQVVSVDELKDDEEYEEILEDMRMEGGKFGTLVNVVIPRPKPDGEASPGVGKVFLEYADVEGATKARAGMNGRKFGGNQVVAVFFLENKFYQCEYDA from the exons atgtcCGACTACGAAGAAGAAGGGTACCAAGGCAACGGTGAGGATTTCGAGATCGAAAAGTACGCTGCAGGTGGTGGTACTGGTGGTTCCTCTCCCCAGCCTCGCACTAGCAGCCACAGCCATGGCGGTACCGACGATCTCAGTGTTTCCAAATCTAAG TATGGATATCATGACCAGGCAAGAGAGTCTTCAAAAAGTagggaaaaagaaagagaaaggagGCTTGATAGGGAGAGGGATCGAAATCTTGAAAGGGATGAGGATAGGAATCATGAGAGGGACAAGGATAAGAAGAGAAGCAGGGACAGGGAAAGGGAAAGAGAAAGAAACAAGGATAGTGAAAGTCACTATGGGCGTCGTGATCGCCACAGAGATCGTGGTGAGAAGAGGGAACAGGGCAGAGATAGGGTTAACAATGATCGTTATCGAAGCCGAAACTATGTCAGTGACag ACACATAGATTATGATAGAGACAGGGAAGACAGACACAGGAATCGATCACAATCTCCTTCAAGGGGTAGATCTGAGAACAGATCAAAATCACACTCCCGCTCACGTTCTAGGAG TAAAAGGGTTAGTGGCTTTGATATGGCTCCTTCCCCATCTGCAATGTTGATCAGCccagctgctgctgctgctgctactgCAG GTCAGAATCCTGGGACACATCCTGCCATTCCTGGAATATTTCCCAATATGTTTCCTATGGGAGCCAGTCAA CAGTTTGGCTCTCTCCCTATTATGCCAATTCAGGCAATGACACAGCAG GCTACTAGGCATGCTCGGCGGGTCTATGTTGGAGGCCTCCTCCCTACAGCGAATGAACAG TCTGTAGCAACCTTTTTTAGCCAGGTTATGGCTGCAATTGGAGGAAACTCTGCTGGCCCAG GGGATGCCGTTGTAAATGTCTATATAAACCATGAAAAGAAGTTTGCATTTGTGGAGATGAGATCTGTTGAGGAGGCTAGTAATGCAATGGCTTTAGATGGGATCATTTTTGAG GGAGCTCCTGTCAAGGTGAGAAGACCTAGTGATTATAACCCATCCCTTGCTGCAACACTTGGTCCAAGCCAGCCTAATCCCAATCTTAACCTGGCTGCAGTTGGCTTAAGTCCAAACTCTGCTGGTGGGCTTGAGGGTCCGGACCGCATCTTTGTGGGTGGACTTCCCTATTATTTTACTGAAGCTCAAGTCAGAGAGTTGTTGGAGTCCTTTGGTCCCCTTCAAGGTTTTGATCTAGTAAAAGATAGAGAAACTGGGAATTCGAAGGGCTATGCATTCTGTGTGTACCAAGACATTGCAGTTACAGACATAGCTTGTGCTGCTCTGAATGGAATCAAAATGGGCGATAAAACTCTCACTGTTAGACGAGCCAACCAGGGAACTAACCAACCTAAGCCTGAGCAAGAGAATGTTCTGTTACATGCCCAGCAGCAAATTGCATTGCAG CAGAGACTTATGTTACAGCCTGTCCCTACTAAAGTTGTATGCCTGACTCAAGTAGTTAGTGTGGATGAGCTCAAAGATGATGAGGAGTATGAAGAGATTTTGGAAGACATGAGAATGGAAGGCGGGAAATTTG GTACATTGGTGAACGTTGTTATCCCTCGCCCAAAGCCAGATGGTGAAGCTTCACCAGGAGTTGGGAAG GTGTTCTTGGAGTATGCTGATGTTGAAGGTGCTACGAAAGCCCGAGCAGGGATGAATGGAAGGAAGTTTGGTGGAAATCAAGTTGTAGCTGTGTTTTTCCTGGAGAACAAGTTTTATCAGTGTGAATATGATGCCTAA
- the LOC110651352 gene encoding splicing factor U2af large subunit B isoform X1: MSDYEEEGYQGNGEDFEIEKYAAGGGTGGSSPQPRTSSHSHGGTDDLSVSKSKYGYHDQARESSKSREKERERRLDRERDRNLERDEDRNHERDKDKKRSRDRERERERNKDSESHYGRRDRHRDRGEKREQGRDRVNNDRYRSRNYVSDRHIDYDRDREDRHRNRSQSPSRGRSENRSKSHSRSRSRSKRVSGFDMAPSPSAMLISPAAAAAATAGQNPGTHPAIPGIFPNMFPMGASQQFGSLPIMPIQAMTQQATRHARRVYVGGLLPTANEQVLPSFFCWTMDISSWHTDTIFFLQSVATFFSQVMAAIGGNSAGPGDAVVNVYINHEKKFAFVEMRSVEEASNAMALDGIIFEGAPVKVRRPSDYNPSLAATLGPSQPNPNLNLAAVGLSPNSAGGLEGPDRIFVGGLPYYFTEAQVRELLESFGPLQGFDLVKDRETGNSKGYAFCVYQDIAVTDIACAALNGIKMGDKTLTVRRANQGTNQPKPEQENVLLHAQQQIALQRLMLQPVPTKVVCLTQVVSVDELKDDEEYEEILEDMRMEGGKFGTLVNVVIPRPKPDGEASPGVGKVFLEYADVEGATKARAGMNGRKFGGNQVVAVFFLENKFYQCEYDA, translated from the exons atgtcCGACTACGAAGAAGAAGGGTACCAAGGCAACGGTGAGGATTTCGAGATCGAAAAGTACGCTGCAGGTGGTGGTACTGGTGGTTCCTCTCCCCAGCCTCGCACTAGCAGCCACAGCCATGGCGGTACCGACGATCTCAGTGTTTCCAAATCTAAG TATGGATATCATGACCAGGCAAGAGAGTCTTCAAAAAGTagggaaaaagaaagagaaaggagGCTTGATAGGGAGAGGGATCGAAATCTTGAAAGGGATGAGGATAGGAATCATGAGAGGGACAAGGATAAGAAGAGAAGCAGGGACAGGGAAAGGGAAAGAGAAAGAAACAAGGATAGTGAAAGTCACTATGGGCGTCGTGATCGCCACAGAGATCGTGGTGAGAAGAGGGAACAGGGCAGAGATAGGGTTAACAATGATCGTTATCGAAGCCGAAACTATGTCAGTGACag ACACATAGATTATGATAGAGACAGGGAAGACAGACACAGGAATCGATCACAATCTCCTTCAAGGGGTAGATCTGAGAACAGATCAAAATCACACTCCCGCTCACGTTCTAGGAG TAAAAGGGTTAGTGGCTTTGATATGGCTCCTTCCCCATCTGCAATGTTGATCAGCccagctgctgctgctgctgctactgCAG GTCAGAATCCTGGGACACATCCTGCCATTCCTGGAATATTTCCCAATATGTTTCCTATGGGAGCCAGTCAA CAGTTTGGCTCTCTCCCTATTATGCCAATTCAGGCAATGACACAGCAG GCTACTAGGCATGCTCGGCGGGTCTATGTTGGAGGCCTCCTCCCTACAGCGAATGAACAGGTTTTGCCCTCATTTTTCTGTTGGACAATGGATATATCTAGTTGGCATACTGACACTATTTTTTTTCTGCAGTCTGTAGCAACCTTTTTTAGCCAGGTTATGGCTGCAATTGGAGGAAACTCTGCTGGCCCAG GGGATGCCGTTGTAAATGTCTATATAAACCATGAAAAGAAGTTTGCATTTGTGGAGATGAGATCTGTTGAGGAGGCTAGTAATGCAATGGCTTTAGATGGGATCATTTTTGAG GGAGCTCCTGTCAAGGTGAGAAGACCTAGTGATTATAACCCATCCCTTGCTGCAACACTTGGTCCAAGCCAGCCTAATCCCAATCTTAACCTGGCTGCAGTTGGCTTAAGTCCAAACTCTGCTGGTGGGCTTGAGGGTCCGGACCGCATCTTTGTGGGTGGACTTCCCTATTATTTTACTGAAGCTCAAGTCAGAGAGTTGTTGGAGTCCTTTGGTCCCCTTCAAGGTTTTGATCTAGTAAAAGATAGAGAAACTGGGAATTCGAAGGGCTATGCATTCTGTGTGTACCAAGACATTGCAGTTACAGACATAGCTTGTGCTGCTCTGAATGGAATCAAAATGGGCGATAAAACTCTCACTGTTAGACGAGCCAACCAGGGAACTAACCAACCTAAGCCTGAGCAAGAGAATGTTCTGTTACATGCCCAGCAGCAAATTGCATTGCAG AGACTTATGTTACAGCCTGTCCCTACTAAAGTTGTATGCCTGACTCAAGTAGTTAGTGTGGATGAGCTCAAAGATGATGAGGAGTATGAAGAGATTTTGGAAGACATGAGAATGGAAGGCGGGAAATTTG GTACATTGGTGAACGTTGTTATCCCTCGCCCAAAGCCAGATGGTGAAGCTTCACCAGGAGTTGGGAAG GTGTTCTTGGAGTATGCTGATGTTGAAGGTGCTACGAAAGCCCGAGCAGGGATGAATGGAAGGAAGTTTGGTGGAAATCAAGTTGTAGCTGTGTTTTTCCTGGAGAACAAGTTTTATCAGTGTGAATATGATGCCTAA
- the LOC110651352 gene encoding splicing factor U2af large subunit B isoform X3: protein MSDYEEEGYQGNGEDFEIEKYAAGGGTGGSSPQPRTSSHSHGGTDDLSVSKSKYGYHDQARESSKSREKERERRLDRERDRNLERDEDRNHERDKDKKRSRDRERERERNKDSESHYGRRDRHRDRGEKREQGRDRVNNDRYRSRNYVSDRHIDYDRDREDRHRNRSQSPSRGRSENRSKSHSRSRSRSKRVSGFDMAPSPSAMLISPAAAAAATAGQNPGTHPAIPGIFPNMFPMGASQQFGSLPIMPIQAMTQQATRHARRVYVGGLLPTANEQSVATFFSQVMAAIGGNSAGPGDAVVNVYINHEKKFAFVEMRSVEEASNAMALDGIIFEGAPVKVRRPSDYNPSLAATLGPSQPNPNLNLAAVGLSPNSAGGLEGPDRIFVGGLPYYFTEAQVRELLESFGPLQGFDLVKDRETGNSKGYAFCVYQDIAVTDIACAALNGIKMGDKTLTVRRANQGTNQPKPEQENVLLHAQQQIALQRLMLQPVPTKVVCLTQVVSVDELKDDEEYEEILEDMRMEGGKFGTLVNVVIPRPKPDGEASPGVGKVFLEYADVEGATKARAGMNGRKFGGNQVVAVFFLENKFYQCEYDA from the exons atgtcCGACTACGAAGAAGAAGGGTACCAAGGCAACGGTGAGGATTTCGAGATCGAAAAGTACGCTGCAGGTGGTGGTACTGGTGGTTCCTCTCCCCAGCCTCGCACTAGCAGCCACAGCCATGGCGGTACCGACGATCTCAGTGTTTCCAAATCTAAG TATGGATATCATGACCAGGCAAGAGAGTCTTCAAAAAGTagggaaaaagaaagagaaaggagGCTTGATAGGGAGAGGGATCGAAATCTTGAAAGGGATGAGGATAGGAATCATGAGAGGGACAAGGATAAGAAGAGAAGCAGGGACAGGGAAAGGGAAAGAGAAAGAAACAAGGATAGTGAAAGTCACTATGGGCGTCGTGATCGCCACAGAGATCGTGGTGAGAAGAGGGAACAGGGCAGAGATAGGGTTAACAATGATCGTTATCGAAGCCGAAACTATGTCAGTGACag ACACATAGATTATGATAGAGACAGGGAAGACAGACACAGGAATCGATCACAATCTCCTTCAAGGGGTAGATCTGAGAACAGATCAAAATCACACTCCCGCTCACGTTCTAGGAG TAAAAGGGTTAGTGGCTTTGATATGGCTCCTTCCCCATCTGCAATGTTGATCAGCccagctgctgctgctgctgctactgCAG GTCAGAATCCTGGGACACATCCTGCCATTCCTGGAATATTTCCCAATATGTTTCCTATGGGAGCCAGTCAA CAGTTTGGCTCTCTCCCTATTATGCCAATTCAGGCAATGACACAGCAG GCTACTAGGCATGCTCGGCGGGTCTATGTTGGAGGCCTCCTCCCTACAGCGAATGAACAG TCTGTAGCAACCTTTTTTAGCCAGGTTATGGCTGCAATTGGAGGAAACTCTGCTGGCCCAG GGGATGCCGTTGTAAATGTCTATATAAACCATGAAAAGAAGTTTGCATTTGTGGAGATGAGATCTGTTGAGGAGGCTAGTAATGCAATGGCTTTAGATGGGATCATTTTTGAG GGAGCTCCTGTCAAGGTGAGAAGACCTAGTGATTATAACCCATCCCTTGCTGCAACACTTGGTCCAAGCCAGCCTAATCCCAATCTTAACCTGGCTGCAGTTGGCTTAAGTCCAAACTCTGCTGGTGGGCTTGAGGGTCCGGACCGCATCTTTGTGGGTGGACTTCCCTATTATTTTACTGAAGCTCAAGTCAGAGAGTTGTTGGAGTCCTTTGGTCCCCTTCAAGGTTTTGATCTAGTAAAAGATAGAGAAACTGGGAATTCGAAGGGCTATGCATTCTGTGTGTACCAAGACATTGCAGTTACAGACATAGCTTGTGCTGCTCTGAATGGAATCAAAATGGGCGATAAAACTCTCACTGTTAGACGAGCCAACCAGGGAACTAACCAACCTAAGCCTGAGCAAGAGAATGTTCTGTTACATGCCCAGCAGCAAATTGCATTGCAG AGACTTATGTTACAGCCTGTCCCTACTAAAGTTGTATGCCTGACTCAAGTAGTTAGTGTGGATGAGCTCAAAGATGATGAGGAGTATGAAGAGATTTTGGAAGACATGAGAATGGAAGGCGGGAAATTTG GTACATTGGTGAACGTTGTTATCCCTCGCCCAAAGCCAGATGGTGAAGCTTCACCAGGAGTTGGGAAG GTGTTCTTGGAGTATGCTGATGTTGAAGGTGCTACGAAAGCCCGAGCAGGGATGAATGGAAGGAAGTTTGGTGGAAATCAAGTTGTAGCTGTGTTTTTCCTGGAGAACAAGTTTTATCAGTGTGAATATGATGCCTAA
- the LOC110651352 gene encoding splicing factor U2af large subunit B isoform X6, with translation MFPMGASQQFGSLPIMPIQAMTQQATRHARRVYVGGLLPTANEQSVATFFSQVMAAIGGNSAGPGDAVVNVYINHEKKFAFVEMRSVEEASNAMALDGIIFEGAPVKVRRPSDYNPSLAATLGPSQPNPNLNLAAVGLSPNSAGGLEGPDRIFVGGLPYYFTEAQVRELLESFGPLQGFDLVKDRETGNSKGYAFCVYQDIAVTDIACAALNGIKMGDKTLTVRRANQGTNQPKPEQENVLLHAQQQIALQQRLMLQPVPTKVVCLTQVVSVDELKDDEEYEEILEDMRMEGGKFGTLVNVVIPRPKPDGEASPGVGKVFLEYADVEGATKARAGMNGRKFGGNQVVAVFFLENKFYQCEYDA, from the exons ATGTTTCCTATGGGAGCCAGTCAA CAGTTTGGCTCTCTCCCTATTATGCCAATTCAGGCAATGACACAGCAG GCTACTAGGCATGCTCGGCGGGTCTATGTTGGAGGCCTCCTCCCTACAGCGAATGAACAG TCTGTAGCAACCTTTTTTAGCCAGGTTATGGCTGCAATTGGAGGAAACTCTGCTGGCCCAG GGGATGCCGTTGTAAATGTCTATATAAACCATGAAAAGAAGTTTGCATTTGTGGAGATGAGATCTGTTGAGGAGGCTAGTAATGCAATGGCTTTAGATGGGATCATTTTTGAG GGAGCTCCTGTCAAGGTGAGAAGACCTAGTGATTATAACCCATCCCTTGCTGCAACACTTGGTCCAAGCCAGCCTAATCCCAATCTTAACCTGGCTGCAGTTGGCTTAAGTCCAAACTCTGCTGGTGGGCTTGAGGGTCCGGACCGCATCTTTGTGGGTGGACTTCCCTATTATTTTACTGAAGCTCAAGTCAGAGAGTTGTTGGAGTCCTTTGGTCCCCTTCAAGGTTTTGATCTAGTAAAAGATAGAGAAACTGGGAATTCGAAGGGCTATGCATTCTGTGTGTACCAAGACATTGCAGTTACAGACATAGCTTGTGCTGCTCTGAATGGAATCAAAATGGGCGATAAAACTCTCACTGTTAGACGAGCCAACCAGGGAACTAACCAACCTAAGCCTGAGCAAGAGAATGTTCTGTTACATGCCCAGCAGCAAATTGCATTGCAG CAGAGACTTATGTTACAGCCTGTCCCTACTAAAGTTGTATGCCTGACTCAAGTAGTTAGTGTGGATGAGCTCAAAGATGATGAGGAGTATGAAGAGATTTTGGAAGACATGAGAATGGAAGGCGGGAAATTTG GTACATTGGTGAACGTTGTTATCCCTCGCCCAAAGCCAGATGGTGAAGCTTCACCAGGAGTTGGGAAG GTGTTCTTGGAGTATGCTGATGTTGAAGGTGCTACGAAAGCCCGAGCAGGGATGAATGGAAGGAAGTTTGGTGGAAATCAAGTTGTAGCTGTGTTTTTCCTGGAGAACAAGTTTTATCAGTGTGAATATGATGCCTAA
- the LOC110651352 gene encoding splicing factor U2af large subunit B isoform X5 has translation MSDYEEEGYQGNGEDFEIEKYAAGGGTGGSSPQPRTSSHSHGGTDDLSVSKSKYGYHDQARESSKSREKERERRLDRERDRNLERDEDRNHERDKDKKRSRDRERERERNKDSESHYGRRDRHRDRGEKREQGRDRVNNDRYRSRNYVSDRHIDYDRDREDRHRNRSQSPSRGRSENRSKSHSRSRSRSKRVSGFDMAPSPSAMLISPAAAAAATAGQNPGTHPAIPGIFPNMFPMGASQFGSLPIMPIQAMTQQATRHARRVYVGGLLPTANEQSVATFFSQVMAAIGGNSAGPGDAVVNVYINHEKKFAFVEMRSVEEASNAMALDGIIFEGAPVKVRRPSDYNPSLAATLGPSQPNPNLNLAAVGLSPNSAGGLEGPDRIFVGGLPYYFTEAQVRELLESFGPLQGFDLVKDRETGNSKGYAFCVYQDIAVTDIACAALNGIKMGDKTLTVRRANQGTNQPKPEQENVLLHAQQQIALQRLMLQPVPTKVVCLTQVVSVDELKDDEEYEEILEDMRMEGGKFGTLVNVVIPRPKPDGEASPGVGKVFLEYADVEGATKARAGMNGRKFGGNQVVAVFFLENKFYQCEYDA, from the exons atgtcCGACTACGAAGAAGAAGGGTACCAAGGCAACGGTGAGGATTTCGAGATCGAAAAGTACGCTGCAGGTGGTGGTACTGGTGGTTCCTCTCCCCAGCCTCGCACTAGCAGCCACAGCCATGGCGGTACCGACGATCTCAGTGTTTCCAAATCTAAG TATGGATATCATGACCAGGCAAGAGAGTCTTCAAAAAGTagggaaaaagaaagagaaaggagGCTTGATAGGGAGAGGGATCGAAATCTTGAAAGGGATGAGGATAGGAATCATGAGAGGGACAAGGATAAGAAGAGAAGCAGGGACAGGGAAAGGGAAAGAGAAAGAAACAAGGATAGTGAAAGTCACTATGGGCGTCGTGATCGCCACAGAGATCGTGGTGAGAAGAGGGAACAGGGCAGAGATAGGGTTAACAATGATCGTTATCGAAGCCGAAACTATGTCAGTGACag ACACATAGATTATGATAGAGACAGGGAAGACAGACACAGGAATCGATCACAATCTCCTTCAAGGGGTAGATCTGAGAACAGATCAAAATCACACTCCCGCTCACGTTCTAGGAG TAAAAGGGTTAGTGGCTTTGATATGGCTCCTTCCCCATCTGCAATGTTGATCAGCccagctgctgctgctgctgctactgCAG GTCAGAATCCTGGGACACATCCTGCCATTCCTGGAATATTTCCCAATATGTTTCCTATGGGAGCCAGTCAA TTTGGCTCTCTCCCTATTATGCCAATTCAGGCAATGACACAGCAG GCTACTAGGCATGCTCGGCGGGTCTATGTTGGAGGCCTCCTCCCTACAGCGAATGAACAG TCTGTAGCAACCTTTTTTAGCCAGGTTATGGCTGCAATTGGAGGAAACTCTGCTGGCCCAG GGGATGCCGTTGTAAATGTCTATATAAACCATGAAAAGAAGTTTGCATTTGTGGAGATGAGATCTGTTGAGGAGGCTAGTAATGCAATGGCTTTAGATGGGATCATTTTTGAG GGAGCTCCTGTCAAGGTGAGAAGACCTAGTGATTATAACCCATCCCTTGCTGCAACACTTGGTCCAAGCCAGCCTAATCCCAATCTTAACCTGGCTGCAGTTGGCTTAAGTCCAAACTCTGCTGGTGGGCTTGAGGGTCCGGACCGCATCTTTGTGGGTGGACTTCCCTATTATTTTACTGAAGCTCAAGTCAGAGAGTTGTTGGAGTCCTTTGGTCCCCTTCAAGGTTTTGATCTAGTAAAAGATAGAGAAACTGGGAATTCGAAGGGCTATGCATTCTGTGTGTACCAAGACATTGCAGTTACAGACATAGCTTGTGCTGCTCTGAATGGAATCAAAATGGGCGATAAAACTCTCACTGTTAGACGAGCCAACCAGGGAACTAACCAACCTAAGCCTGAGCAAGAGAATGTTCTGTTACATGCCCAGCAGCAAATTGCATTGCAG AGACTTATGTTACAGCCTGTCCCTACTAAAGTTGTATGCCTGACTCAAGTAGTTAGTGTGGATGAGCTCAAAGATGATGAGGAGTATGAAGAGATTTTGGAAGACATGAGAATGGAAGGCGGGAAATTTG GTACATTGGTGAACGTTGTTATCCCTCGCCCAAAGCCAGATGGTGAAGCTTCACCAGGAGTTGGGAAG GTGTTCTTGGAGTATGCTGATGTTGAAGGTGCTACGAAAGCCCGAGCAGGGATGAATGGAAGGAAGTTTGGTGGAAATCAAGTTGTAGCTGTGTTTTTCCTGGAGAACAAGTTTTATCAGTGTGAATATGATGCCTAA
- the LOC110651352 gene encoding splicing factor U2af large subunit B isoform X7, protein MFPMGASQFGSLPIMPIQAMTQQATRHARRVYVGGLLPTANEQSVATFFSQVMAAIGGNSAGPGDAVVNVYINHEKKFAFVEMRSVEEASNAMALDGIIFEGAPVKVRRPSDYNPSLAATLGPSQPNPNLNLAAVGLSPNSAGGLEGPDRIFVGGLPYYFTEAQVRELLESFGPLQGFDLVKDRETGNSKGYAFCVYQDIAVTDIACAALNGIKMGDKTLTVRRANQGTNQPKPEQENVLLHAQQQIALQQRLMLQPVPTKVVCLTQVVSVDELKDDEEYEEILEDMRMEGGKFGTLVNVVIPRPKPDGEASPGVGKVFLEYADVEGATKARAGMNGRKFGGNQVVAVFFLENKFYQCEYDA, encoded by the exons ATGTTTCCTATGGGAGCCAGTCAA TTTGGCTCTCTCCCTATTATGCCAATTCAGGCAATGACACAGCAG GCTACTAGGCATGCTCGGCGGGTCTATGTTGGAGGCCTCCTCCCTACAGCGAATGAACAG TCTGTAGCAACCTTTTTTAGCCAGGTTATGGCTGCAATTGGAGGAAACTCTGCTGGCCCAG GGGATGCCGTTGTAAATGTCTATATAAACCATGAAAAGAAGTTTGCATTTGTGGAGATGAGATCTGTTGAGGAGGCTAGTAATGCAATGGCTTTAGATGGGATCATTTTTGAG GGAGCTCCTGTCAAGGTGAGAAGACCTAGTGATTATAACCCATCCCTTGCTGCAACACTTGGTCCAAGCCAGCCTAATCCCAATCTTAACCTGGCTGCAGTTGGCTTAAGTCCAAACTCTGCTGGTGGGCTTGAGGGTCCGGACCGCATCTTTGTGGGTGGACTTCCCTATTATTTTACTGAAGCTCAAGTCAGAGAGTTGTTGGAGTCCTTTGGTCCCCTTCAAGGTTTTGATCTAGTAAAAGATAGAGAAACTGGGAATTCGAAGGGCTATGCATTCTGTGTGTACCAAGACATTGCAGTTACAGACATAGCTTGTGCTGCTCTGAATGGAATCAAAATGGGCGATAAAACTCTCACTGTTAGACGAGCCAACCAGGGAACTAACCAACCTAAGCCTGAGCAAGAGAATGTTCTGTTACATGCCCAGCAGCAAATTGCATTGCAG CAGAGACTTATGTTACAGCCTGTCCCTACTAAAGTTGTATGCCTGACTCAAGTAGTTAGTGTGGATGAGCTCAAAGATGATGAGGAGTATGAAGAGATTTTGGAAGACATGAGAATGGAAGGCGGGAAATTTG GTACATTGGTGAACGTTGTTATCCCTCGCCCAAAGCCAGATGGTGAAGCTTCACCAGGAGTTGGGAAG GTGTTCTTGGAGTATGCTGATGTTGAAGGTGCTACGAAAGCCCGAGCAGGGATGAATGGAAGGAAGTTTGGTGGAAATCAAGTTGTAGCTGTGTTTTTCCTGGAGAACAAGTTTTATCAGTGTGAATATGATGCCTAA